One genomic window of Panicum hallii strain FIL2 chromosome 6, PHallii_v3.1, whole genome shotgun sequence includes the following:
- the LOC112896593 gene encoding pentatricopeptide repeat-containing protein At3g42630: MCSLLLPPWRPLPLAASPPLPFTHRLPPSSSSAGQASTHAQSLPRRAAAVRRLRAAAPDAHDAAALMVARAEAGDFAEARSIWAQLLHSSAAPCLPAAAPRLLPAYARLGRFDEILLAVRELSARDPAAARALYPLAISCLGAAGELACMEDAVLEMGRLGLRVDSATGDAFVRAYAAAGTVPQMEAAYRRHKKTGLLISRGAIRAVASAYISQQKYYKLGAFVTDVGLGRRDAGNLLWNLYLLSFAANFKMKSLQRAFLEMVAAGFRPDLTTFNIRAAAFSKMCMFWDLHLSAEHMRRDGVAPDLVTHGCFVDAYLERRLARNLTFAFDRLDGNAEAVVATDGIIFEAFGKGGFHASSEALLEATGEKRRWTYYKLLGVYLRKQHRRNQVFWNY, translated from the coding sequence ATGTGCTCGCTCCTGCTTCCACCATGGCGGCCGCTTCCTCTTGCAgcctctcctcccctccccttcaCTCATCGTCTCCCTCCTTCCTCATCCTCAGCAGGCCAGGCGTCGACGCACGCGCAGAGTCTACCTCGGCGTGCCGCTGCCGTGCGCCGCCTAAGAGCCGCCGCACCTGATGCGCACGACGCGGCGGCCCTCATGGTCGCGCGCGCCGAGGCCGGGGACTTCGCGGAGGCGCGCTCCATCTGGGCGCAGCTCCTCCACAGCTCCGCCGCGCCGTGCctccccgccgcggcgccgcgcctcctcccggCGTACGCGCGCCTCGGCCGCTTCGACGAGATCCTCCTGGCCGTGCGCGAGCTCTCCGCGCGGGaccccgccgcggcgcgcgcgctcTATCCGCTCGCCATCTCCTGCCTCGGCGCCGCGGGCGAGCTCGCGTGCATGGAGGACGCCGTGCTAGAAATGGGCCGCCTTGGCCTCCGCGTGGACTCCGCCACCGGGGACGCCTTCGTCCGCGCCTACGCGGCCGCCGGCACCGTCCCGCAGATGGAGGCGGCCTACCGCCGGCACAAGAAGACCGGGCTGCTCATCTCCCGGGGCGCCATCCGCGCCGTGGCGTCCGCGTACATCTCCCAGCAGAAGTACTACAAGCTCGGCGCGTTCGTGACCGACGTCGGCCTCGGCCGGCGCGACGCCGGCAACCTGCTCTGGAACCTGTACCTCCTCTCCTTCGCGGCCAACTTCAAGATGAAGTCCCTGCAGCGCGCGTTCCTGGAGATGGTCGCCGCCGGCTTCCGACCGGACCTCACCACCTTCAACATCCGCGCTGCGGCCTTCTCCAAGATGTGCATGTTCTGGGACCTCCACCTCAGCGCCGAGCACATGCGCCGCGACGGCGTCGCGCCGGACCTCGTCACGCACGGCTGCTTCGTCGACGCGTACCTGGAGCGCCGGCTCGCGCGGAACCTCACGTTCGCGTTCGACCGGCTTGACGGCAACGCGGAGGCCGTCGTGGCCACGGACGGCATCATCTTCGAGGCGTTCGGCAAGGGCGGCTTCCACGCCAGCTCCGAGGCGCTGCTGGAGGCCACCGGCGAGAAGCGTCGGTGGACGTACTACAAGCTGCTCGGCGTCTACCTCAGGAAGCAGCACAGGAGAAACCAAGTCTTCTGGAACTACTGA
- the LOC112896590 gene encoding RNA pseudouridine synthase 3, mitochondrial yields MMLRSGGRGRPGPAALRWLSRLAPPAPAPAEPVVVRVDSSNVARLGAPKPGLRPRQLLSLPPFPAGADPLPGRKVAPRRVTAVSWVKHYFADVPQEAVQAHFNRRMVFSECSEHEVSDESIRTQKHHLKKIKHNDVMEPGMRIHLPVSVAEGEIKRRYETIPTATLHPNKDEIEYLKRLVIHRDSAILVLNKPPKVPMKGHLPVHNSMDVLAAAALSYGNEEGPKLVHRLDRESSGLILMGRTKESFTRLHWLFTSINLARTTSQTWNKACEAYMQKYWALVIGTPKEREGVISAPISKVLLDDGKAERVILAHPSGIDGAQEAITEYRVMGPTINGCSWIELRPLTGRKHQLRVHCAEALGTPIVGDYRYGWFVHQRWKQNPHPDFEPFTGEPYKLRRPEGLEVQKGSVLSKVPLLHLHCREMVIPNIAKFLSSAGEWHDHGAPWAKEKPCLLRFIAPMSPHMKISWNVMSSYLV; encoded by the exons ATGATGCTGCgcagcggcggccgcggccgtccggggccggcggcgctgcggTGGCTGTCGCGGctggcgccgccggcgcccgcgcccgccgaaCCTGTCGTGGTGCGGGTGGACAGCAGCAACGTCGCACGCCTGGGGGCGCCCAAGCCCGGGCTGAGGCCGCGGCAGCTGCTCTCGCTGCCGCCGTTCCCCGCGGGGGCGGACCCTCTCCCAGGGAGGAAGGTAGCGCCGCGGCGGGTGACGGCGGTCAGCTGGGTGAAGCACTATTTCGCGGACGTGCCGCAGGAGGCTGTGCAGGCGCACTTCAACAGGAGAATG GTTTTTTCTGAGTGCTCCGAGCACGAGGTTTCAGATGAAAGCATTCGAACTCAGAAGCATCATCTGAAAAAG ATTAAACATAATGATGTTATGGAGCCTGGAATGAGAATTCACCTTCCTGTTTCAGTGGCTGAGGGTGAAATAAAAAGGCGTTATGAGACCATTCCGACTGCCACATTGCATCCCAATAAAGATGAGATTGAGTACCTGAAGAGGCTTGTCATCCACAGG GACTCTGCTATACTGGTGCTTAACAAGCCCCCCAAAGTGCCCATGAAAGGACATTTGCCAGTACATAATAGCATGGATGTGCTTGCAGCAGCAGCACTGTCATACGGAAATGAAGAGGGTCCAAAATTG GTTCATCGACTAGATAGAGAAAGTAGCGGTTTGATTTTGATGGGTAGAACAAAAGAAAGCTTTACTCGACTGCACTGGCTTTTCACAAGCATAAATTTAGCTAGAACAACTTCACAG ACATGGAATAAGGCATGTGAAGCGTACATGCAGAAATACTGGGCACTAGTCATTGGAACTCCTAAAGAAAGGGAAGGAGTTATatctgctcctatttcaaag GTACTTCTTGATGATGGTAAAGCTGAGAGAGTCATACTGGCACATCCTTCTGGCATAGATGGTGCACAAGAAGCAATAACAGAGTATCGGGTGATGGGACCAACCATTAATGGGTGCTCATGGATTGAGCTACGCCCATTGACAGGGCGGAAGCACCAG CTCCGAGTGCATTGTGCGGAAGCTCTAGGCACTCCTATCGTTGGGGATTACAGATACGGGTGGTTTGTGCACCAAAGGTGGAAGCAGAATCCCCATCCTGACTTTGAGCCGTTCACTGGAGAGCCATACAAGCTGAGGCGGCCAGAAGGACTGGAGGTTCAGAAGGGCAGTGTTTTATCCAAAGTGCCTTTGCTACACTTGCATTGCCGGGAGATGGTCATCCCCAACATAGCAAAGTTCCTAAGCAGCGCTGGAGAATGGCATGACCATGGCGCACCATGGGCCAAGGAAAAGCCCTGTCTCCTAAGATTCATTGCACCGATGTCTCCACACATGAAAATTAGTTGGAATGTCATGTCTTCATATCTGGTGTGA
- the LOC112897793 gene encoding probable mitochondrial adenine nucleotide transporter BTL1: protein MGVEEAGRAGGRGKKLALASIGFADVRVGAAGGAGYREDLLEVGLPLPGPKNDGDLAVRLPDVGAAVRNFLRNREVAEFVSGAMAGAMTKAVLAPLETIRTRMVVGVGSKHIFGSFVEIIEQNGWQGLWAGNTINMLRIIPTQAIELGTFECVKRSMASAQEKWKEEGCPKIQLGNLKIELPFHLLSPIAIGGAAAGIASTLACHPLEVLKDRMTVNREAYPSIAIALNKIYRTDGIGGLYAGLCPTLVGMLPYSTCYYFMYETIKTSYCRTQKKKSLSRPELLVIGALSGLTASTISFPLEVARKRLMVGAIQGKCPPHMIAALAEVVQEEGLKGLFRGWAASSLKVMPTSGVTWMFYEAWKDILLAPRLHV, encoded by the exons ATGGGCGTCGAGGAGGCGGggcgcgccggcggccgcggcaaGAAGCTGGCGCTGGCGAGCATCGGCTTCGCAGACGTCCGCGTGGGCGCCGCCGGGGGTGCGGGCTACAGGGAAGACCTGCTCGAGGTGGGTCTGCCCCTGCCCGGGCCCAAGAACGACGGGGACCTGGCCGTCAGGCTGCCGGACGTAGGCGCCGCCGTCAGG AATTTTCTGAGGAATAGAGAAGTTGCAGAATTCGTCAGTGGAGCAATGGCCGGTGCAATGACCAAGGCTGTTCTAGCTCCTCTAGAAACTATCAG GACAAGAATGGTTGTTGGGGTAGGATCAAAACATATTTTTGGTAGTTTTGTGGAGATCATTGAACAAAATGGCTGGCAAGGACTCTGGGCAGGTAATACTATAAATATGCTCCGGATTATCCCAACTCAAGCAATTGAGCTTGGGACATTTGAGTGTGTCAAAAGGAGTATGGCATCTGCACAGGAGAAATGGAAAGAAGAAGGGTGCCCAAAGATACAACTTGGCAATTTGAAAATCGAGCTGCCATTTCACTTATTATCACCTATTGCCATCGGAGGTGCAGCTGCTGGAATAGCTAGCACTTTAGCATGCCATCCTCTTGAGGTTCTTAAG GACCGTATGACTGTCAATCGTGAGGCTTATCCTAGTATTGCCATTGCCCTCAACAAGATCTACCGCACTGATGGCATTGGTGGTCTTTATGCTGGCCTCTGCCCAACATTAGTTGGCATGCTTCCTTATAGTACATGTTACTATTTCATGTATGAGACAATCAAGACTTCTTACTGCCGCACACAGAAAAAGAAATCTTTAAGCCGCCCTGAGCTACTTGTTATTGGGGCTCTTTCAG GCCTAACTGCAAGCACAATCAGCTTCCCTCTGGAAGTAGCAAGAAAGCGGCTTATGGTGGGAGCCATACAAGGGAAGTGCCCACCCCACATGATTGCGGCATTAGCCGAGGTTGTTCAAGAGGAGGGCCTCAAGGGGCTTTTCCGAGGATGGGCAGCAAGCTCCCTGAAGGTCATGCCGACGTCCGGCGTCACCTGGATGTTTTATGAGGCATGGAAGGATATCCTTTTGGCTCCACGGCTCCATGTCTAG
- the LOC112898351 gene encoding exocyst complex component EXO70A1-like yields MCPNASTTAAADADTELAKLQASRAAIVSVLSAAAEAEIDIDAVGDHLAELLSSASPSSSHLQSQAVAARALRARIDRAVAPAEPLLAAFRRVSALAEEAAPPADPADAASAVAFVDRVDQLRDAIEEVVARGDEAVRRVEEAVGFLGRTKAAGRGRVRRLTEAAAALRAVYETEAEQMRFEGPLDEALLGLQDLFEALLLRLKHPAAVADDVVADADGDTAPYELGTDDEVEAATRMARTLAGNDCLDICLDIYVKTRYRRAAKAMMRLNPAYLKSYTPDAIDDMEWESLESAMALWSPHFHVAIASVLASERRLCARVLEPLPPAVWPECFAKIAARIVAAFFRFADGVAAAAREPQRLFKLLDMLDAVVRERERLDELFSSESATLVAIRERTREVERALAWAAAGVFFEFGLRIETHYVTGADVGHVPKIVRYAVNYLKCLASDDYRALMDTALRAERERGGDEDEDRSEGGGRSPLAEAASNVLEALHRHVEAARRVCADTVASHVMAMNAYWYIYMRARGSELAKLVGEDTMRRRYKAAAEEAAWEYQEAAWTPLVRVVSGGSSGAPKTWPPDDARGKAAAFADMLEDRVRRHGAEYKIPDSDLRGQIKAAAAKAVRGAYAGFLKANDKALAGGRREMLPLDVIEGMVGRVFDEMGDGVAGSVGQARSSRSRRESRDSSNLEGFGV; encoded by the exons atgtgcccCAACGCGTCAACCACGGCGGCTGCCGATGCAGACACGGAGCTTGCAAAGCTTCAGGCCTCACGAGCCGCCATAGTCTCGGtcctttccgccgccgccgaggccgagATCGACATCGACGCCGTCGGCGACCACCTAGCTGAGCTGCTGTCCAGCGCCTCGCCGTCCTCCTCCCACCTCCAGTCCCAGGCCGTGGCGGCACGCGCGCTGCGCGCGCGCATCGATCGCGCCGTCGCCCCGGCCGAGCCCCTCCTCGCGGCGTTCCGCCGCGTGTCCGCGCTCGCCGAggaggccgcgccgcccgcggaCCCGGCCGACGCCGCGAGCGCGGTCGCGTTCGTCGACCGCGTGGACCAGCTGCGAGACGCCatcgaggaggtggtggcgcgcGGGGACGAGGCCGTCCGGAGGGTGGAGGAGGCGGTCGGGTTCCTTGGCCGGACCAAggccgccggccgcggccgcgtgcGCAGGCTCACCGAGGCCGccgcggcgctgcgcgcggTGTACGAGACGGAGGCGGAGCAGATGCGCTTCGAGGGGCCGCTCGATGAGGCGCTCCTCGGCCTCCAAGACCTCTTCGAGGCGCTGCTCCTCAGGCTCAAGCACCCGGCGGCGGTCGCGGACGACGTCGTCGCCGACGCCGACGGAGACACGGCGCCGTACGAGCTGGGCACCGACGACGAGGTGGAGGCCGCCACGAGGATGGCCAGAACGCTCGCCGGCAACGACTGCTTGGACATCTGCCTCGACATCTACGTCAAG ACGAGGTACAGGAGAGCGGCCAAGGCGATGATGCGGCTCAACCCGGCTTACCTCAAGTCGTACACGCCGGACGCCATCGACGACATGGAGTGGGAGTCGCTGGAGTCTGCCATGGCGCTGTGGAGCCCGCACTTCCACGTGGCCATCGCCTCCGTGCTCGCGTCGGAGCGCCGGCTCTGTGCGCGCGTGCTCGAGCCCCTGCCGCCGGCGGTCTGGCCCGAGTGCTTCGCCAAGATCGCCGCCCGCATCGTCGCGGCGTTCTTCCGCTTCGCGGACGGCGtagccgccgcggcgcgcgagCCGCAGAGGCTGTTCAAGCTGCTCGACATGCTCGACGCCGTGGTCCGGGAGCGGGAGCGCCTCGACGAGCTCTTCTCCAGCGAGTCCGCCACGCTGGTCGCCATCCGCGAGCGCACGCGCGAGGTGGAGCGCGCCCTGGCGTGGGCCGCAGCCGGCGTGTTCTTCGAGTTCGGCCTCCGCATCGAGACGCACTACGTCACCGGCGCCGACGTCGGGCACGTGCCCAAGATCGTGCGGTACGCCGTGAACTACCTCAAATGCCTCGCGTCCGACGATTACCGCGCGCTCATGGACACCGCGCTGCGGGCGGAgcgggagcgcggcggcgacgaggacgaGGACAGGAGCGAGGGCGGCGGCCGCTCGCCGCTCGCGGAGGCGGCGTCGAACGTCCTGGAGGCGCTGCACCGGCACGTCGAGGCGGCCCGCCGGGTGTGCGCCGACACGGTGGCGTCGCACGTCATGGCCATGAACGCGTACTGGTACATCTACATGCGCGCCCGGGGCTCGGAGCTGGCGAAGCTGGTCGGCGAGGACACCATGCGTCGCCGGTACAAGGCGGCGGCCGAGGAGGCCGCGTGGGAGTACCAGGAAGCGGCGTGGACACCGCTCGTCCGGGTCGTCAGCGGCGGCAGCTCCGGGGCGCCCAAGACCTGGCCGCCCGACGACGCgcgggggaaggcggcggcgttcgCCGACATGCTCGAGGACCGGGTGAGGCGGCACGGCGCCGAGTACAAGATCCCGGACAGTGACCTCCGGGGACAGATCAAGGCCGCGGCGGCCAAGGCGGTGCGCGGCGCGTACGCCGGGTTCTTGAAGGCCAACGACAAGGCCttggccggcggccggagggagaTGCTGCCGCTGGACGTCATCGAGGGAATGGTCGGGcgggtgttcgacgaaatgggCGATGGAGTCGCCGGCAGCGTCGGCCAGGCGAGGAGCAGCCGGAGCCGGCGAGAGTCGAGGGACAGCAGCAATCTGGAGGGCTTTGGCGTCTAA